The DNA region CGATGCCGGCGCGGCGCGCCCGGCTGTGGGTGCCGCTGGTGGGGGTAGTGGTCATGGGGGGTGCCCGCTCCTTTGCGGAAGATGTCGGATAGCGAAGGATGCTACGGACGTGCAGCGCTGCCAGCAAGGGCAGAACTCCAGCGATAACGGGGATTCACTGGATATATGATCGCGCATCCGCACAATGCACGCCTTCCCGATGGCAAGCCTGCCTCCTACACTGAACTTGCGCACGACGAAGCGTGCGATCGCGGGAAACTGACGAAATGAGCGGAACCATGGATTTCGACGCCGAACTCATCCGCGCACTGCAGGAAGACGGCCGCGCCAGCATCCTCTCGCTCGCGCAACGGCTCGGGCAGTCCCGGGCCGCGGTCGCCGCCCGGCTGCGCACGATGCTCGCCGACCGCACCGTGCGGGTCGTGGCCGCCGTCGACCCGGTCTTCCTCGGCCAGCACGTGCTCGCCCACGTGTCGATCCGCACCGACGGGTCGGTCGAACTCGTGGCCGAGCACCTGCGCGACATGAGCGAGACCGTGCTGGTGTCGGCGGTGGGCGGGGCGCACGACGTGGTCACCGAGGTGCGCGTCGGCTCGATGTCGGAGCTGCACGACCTGTTGGCCCTGATCCGCGCGATCGACGGCGTCCTCGATATCAGCACGATCATCTACTCGACCGTGATCAAGGGCTTCTTCGTCTCGGAGTACCACGGCGGGGTCACGCTCGACACGATCGACGAGGCGCTGATCGAACAGCTGCAGGCCGATGGGCGCAAGAGCTTCCGCGCGCTGGGCGACGAGGTGCGCCTCTCCCCCTCGGCCGTCGCGACAAGGGTGCAGCGGATGATCGACGCCGGGGTGATCAAGATCAGCGCGGTGGAGGCTCGCGGGCTCGCGCACCGGCAGCTGTCGATGGGCGTCGGCATGACGCTCGGCGACGACGACGAAGCCGTGATCGACGAGCTACGACGCGGGCGCGGTGTGGATTTCGCCGCGCGCACCCTCGGCCGTTTCGACGCCGTGGCCACGCTCGTCGAGCCATCGGCCGGAGCCCTGTACGCCAGTCTGGAGCGTCTGCGCGCGCTGCCGGGAGTCACGCGCATCGAGGCCTGGCTGCACCTCGCCGTGCTCAAGGAGGACTACGCCCGCACGTTGCGCCCTCTCCGCACGGACTGAGTCGCATCCCCCACCGTTCCTCCGTTCCGGTCGCAGTTGCTGCCGCCTCCGGCGCGTTCGCGCGGCAGGAGCTGCGACCGGAACGAGCGTGACCCCGGAATATCAGTACGGCGCGCCGTCACCGGGCGTTCACCGGGGACCGCCAGACTTCGAGAATGAGCGAAACCGAGGGGCACGGCGCCGTGCCCGAGCCCGTGGCGACCGCGAACAGCGGCGCCGTGGCCGTCGTCGGCCTCGACCTGCGCGGCGAGACGCCGGCACCGAAGAAGCAGGTCTACTCCTGGGCGCTGTGGGATTGGGCGACGCAGCCCTTCAACACCGTCATCCTGACGTTCATCTTCACGGCGCTGTACCTGACGACCGACGCATTCCTCCCCGCCGACGTCGCCGCCCTCGACCCGAACAGCCGGGCGCACGAGGCGGCCATCGCCGATCTCACCTCAGGCCTGGGACTCGGCTCCACCATCGCGGCCTTCGCGATCCTGCTCCTCGCACCGGTGCTCGGTCAGCGCGCCGACGCGGCGGGACGGCAGAAGCTCTGGCTCGGCATAGGCACGGGCGCGCTCATCCTGTGCATGTTCGGGCTCTGGTTCGTCGAGCCCACCCCCACGCTCTTCTGGCTCGGCGTGGCACTGATCTCGGCCGGCTCGGTGTTCGGCGAGATCGCGGCGGTCAACTCGAATGCCATGCTG from Microbacterium sp. SY138 includes:
- a CDS encoding Lrp/AsnC family transcriptional regulator, translating into MSGTMDFDAELIRALQEDGRASILSLAQRLGQSRAAVAARLRTMLADRTVRVVAAVDPVFLGQHVLAHVSIRTDGSVELVAEHLRDMSETVLVSAVGGAHDVVTEVRVGSMSELHDLLALIRAIDGVLDISTIIYSTVIKGFFVSEYHGGVTLDTIDEALIEQLQADGRKSFRALGDEVRLSPSAVATRVQRMIDAGVIKISAVEARGLAHRQLSMGVGMTLGDDDEAVIDELRRGRGVDFAARTLGRFDAVATLVEPSAGALYASLERLRALPGVTRIEAWLHLAVLKEDYARTLRPLRTD